In Deltaproteobacteria bacterium, one DNA window encodes the following:
- a CDS encoding NAD(P)/FAD-dependent oxidoreductase, whose translation MSETNDIFDVTILGAGPVGMYGAYYAGFRRLKMKLIDSLTEVGGQITALYPEKDIYDVAGFPRIRGKDLVRALADQMNQYEPTLALGEKAMGLTRREDGLLEIRTDKQVHLTRVLLIAGGIGLFTPRRYADESINKYEWKGLYYVMTDPHIYQDKRVLVSGGGDSAVDWALHLHRIARDVAIIHRRDEFRAHEDSVHKMRQAVKVLTPYVLKTLEGDNKVERAIITNTKTKQDEVFECDMVLGCLGFIANAGPIREWGLELINDGVKVNIRMETSIPGVYAAGDISQYEGKPKIISVGFGEAAVAINNASVYIDPQKRIFPGHSSGH comes from the coding sequence ATGAGCGAAACCAACGACATCTTTGACGTGACCATCCTGGGTGCAGGACCGGTCGGGATGTACGGCGCCTATTATGCCGGTTTCCGGCGGCTCAAGATGAAGCTGATCGATTCGCTCACGGAAGTGGGCGGCCAGATCACGGCACTGTATCCGGAAAAAGACATCTATGACGTGGCAGGCTTCCCTCGCATCCGTGGCAAGGATCTGGTCCGGGCCCTTGCCGACCAGATGAACCAGTACGAACCGACCCTGGCGCTGGGTGAGAAGGCGATGGGCCTTACCCGCCGTGAAGACGGGCTCCTTGAGATCCGCACTGACAAGCAGGTCCATCTGACACGGGTGCTGCTGATCGCCGGCGGTATCGGCCTGTTCACTCCGAGAAGGTACGCTGACGAGAGTATCAACAAGTATGAATGGAAAGGTCTCTACTACGTGATGACCGATCCGCATATCTACCAGGACAAGCGGGTACTCGTCTCGGGTGGCGGCGATTCCGCCGTGGACTGGGCGCTCCATCTTCACCGGATTGCCCGTGACGTGGCCATTATTCACCGCCGGGACGAATTCCGGGCGCATGAGGATTCAGTCCACAAGATGCGTCAGGCGGTCAAGGTGCTCACCCCCTATGTGCTGAAAACTCTCGAAGGCGACAACAAGGTTGAGCGGGCCATTATCACCAACACCAAGACCAAACAGGACGAAGTGTTCGAATGCGACATGGTGCTCGGGTGCCTGGGTTTCATTGCCAATGCAGGTCCTATCAGGGAATGGGGGCTTGAGCTGATCAACGACGGTGTGAAGGTCAATATCCGGATGGAAACCTCAATTCCCGGCGTCTATGCCGCAGGTGATATTTCCCAGTACGAGGGCAAGCCCAAGATCATCAGTGTCGGCTTTGGGGAGGCGGCTGTCGCCATCAATAACGCTTCGGTTTACATCGATCCGCAAAAGCGCATTTTCCCCGGCCACTCTTCGGGGCATTGA
- a CDS encoding patatin-like phospholipase family protein has product MPTYGLSPVHPVTRNEILSFIRWETALARDRALRPHRLTSSQFNQVRYVINFARLTRFRPGTAGKATRPEGISRFEIDLTQELTVFRTRVHRVLGEAFSGGRIRYTQLLNATWRLWDDMLALRRQIILRHADEMSENELDAEVCRKTWVSVAGGGGGAGYVYIGAYKVMHEHGYVPGYIVGSSIGSIMGLFRARDREPDFDGMMQLAYDMRWDNLFRAISVKRRYGLPGLLRLFLRAGISSYFNLPDGRPMRLPDLGIPYEAVVAGLPKGALGETMEEFEHHLHPFTRQIPPWQFRAQIARQLVKLVAYMNPLLCKELLIGGDELTRDFDAVDAAGFSSAVPGILHYDVTRDDPVMHGILAELMRREGLAALVDGGVANNVACRTAFHRVMDGNIGTRNVFILGFDCFAPKWTQELYLQGIQRVIQLQVALNRPYAADIVEFPRTLSPLNLVPSRAQVDWAVAEGSRIMRKEMDWIRILMEPVEFRA; this is encoded by the coding sequence ATGCCGACCTATGGCCTTTCACCGGTACATCCGGTCACCCGTAACGAGATTCTGTCTTTCATCCGCTGGGAAACTGCACTTGCCCGCGATCGGGCTCTAAGACCTCATCGCCTCACTTCTTCACAGTTCAACCAGGTCCGCTATGTCATCAATTTCGCCCGGCTGACGCGCTTCCGGCCCGGCACCGCCGGCAAGGCCACGCGTCCGGAGGGGATATCCCGCTTCGAGATCGACCTGACACAGGAGCTGACGGTCTTTCGAACCCGGGTTCATCGTGTTCTGGGCGAGGCATTCTCCGGTGGGCGCATCCGCTACACCCAGCTCCTCAACGCCACCTGGCGGCTATGGGACGACATGCTGGCGCTTCGCCGCCAGATTATCCTCCGTCATGCCGACGAAATGTCCGAAAATGAACTGGATGCCGAGGTCTGCCGCAAGACGTGGGTCAGCGTTGCGGGCGGCGGTGGTGGCGCAGGATATGTCTATATCGGTGCCTACAAGGTGATGCATGAGCACGGATATGTACCCGGATATATCGTGGGGTCATCCATTGGCTCGATTATGGGCCTGTTCCGCGCCCGTGACCGGGAGCCGGATTTCGACGGCATGATGCAGCTCGCCTATGACATGCGCTGGGACAACTTGTTCAGGGCAATCAGCGTGAAACGCAGGTACGGGCTGCCTGGGCTGCTCCGGCTGTTTCTGCGCGCCGGGATCAGTTCCTACTTCAACCTGCCTGACGGGCGGCCCATGCGGCTGCCGGATCTCGGGATACCTTATGAGGCCGTCGTCGCAGGACTTCCCAAAGGCGCACTGGGAGAAACGATGGAGGAGTTCGAGCACCATCTGCACCCGTTCACCCGCCAGATACCCCCATGGCAGTTCCGTGCCCAGATCGCCCGGCAGCTCGTCAAGCTCGTCGCCTACATGAATCCGCTGCTATGCAAGGAGCTGCTGATCGGCGGCGATGAGCTCACGCGGGATTTCGATGCCGTGGATGCGGCCGGATTTTCGTCAGCCGTGCCAGGCATTCTCCATTACGACGTTACCCGCGATGATCCCGTCATGCACGGAATCCTTGCCGAACTGATGCGTCGAGAAGGGCTGGCTGCACTTGTTGATGGAGGTGTGGCTAACAACGTCGCATGCCGGACCGCATTCCACAGGGTCATGGATGGCAATATAGGCACCCGGAATGTATTCATTCTGGGATTCGACTGCTTCGCCCCCAAGTGGACACAGGAACTGTACCTGCAGGGCATTCAGCGGGTGATCCAGCTCCAGGTTGCCCTGAACAGGCCTTACGCAGCCGATATAGTCGAATTTCCCCGAACACTCTCTCCGCTCAATCTGGTCCCTTCGCGTGCCCAGGTCGACTGGGCGGTCGCGGAGGGATCCCGTATCATGCGAAAAGAGATGGACTGGATCCGCATTCTGATGGAGCCAGTCGAGTTCCGGGCCTGA
- a CDS encoding metallophosphoesterase codes for MSALFRLIIFLALEVYWIRRLAGHRKGVMWTLWALLAGMNLAAHGIKRQVPGRWVLPGEEDFIYRAFYNGVVTGHYLFGITALLVTVLFGGRWIWRLSFGRSQAALPDRANAVTIGRRDLLKNAAGGGFVLAGIGTLASSRVRPDEIIIERWKVPVPLHLAAASGFRIVQVTDPHVGPMFDSVAWRHTLQMAVKERPDLIALTGDFIDRVNDRWLEPFIAPLSELPYEIPAIAITGNHDHYWGADRLQRAVEERTAVRFLRNSADEQFLQKHGIEIVGIDDPVSQNPKLPASAGGMKDDQWLWGDRTRYRILLAHRPWVVRGGMVQRAFDLTLAGHTHGGMISPNIPFLPEFRLLRPFYDRGWFPPDRRLNEQGWLFVSRGVGYAGPRWRFNCPPEISVLELSAVVREPEKIS; via the coding sequence GTGTCAGCACTTTTCCGACTCATCATTTTCCTAGCTCTGGAGGTCTACTGGATACGGCGCCTTGCAGGTCATCGCAAGGGAGTCATGTGGACACTGTGGGCACTGCTTGCGGGAATGAACCTCGCGGCCCATGGAATCAAGCGCCAGGTTCCCGGCAGGTGGGTGCTGCCTGGCGAAGAAGATTTCATCTACCGGGCTTTCTACAACGGAGTTGTCACCGGCCACTATCTGTTCGGTATAACGGCGCTGCTGGTTACGGTGCTGTTCGGGGGACGATGGATATGGCGCCTGTCGTTTGGCCGGTCGCAAGCTGCGTTACCCGATCGGGCAAACGCCGTAACGATTGGCCGCAGAGATCTGCTGAAGAATGCCGCCGGTGGCGGTTTCGTTCTGGCCGGGATTGGGACTCTGGCGTCCTCGCGTGTCCGGCCTGACGAGATCATCATTGAACGGTGGAAGGTTCCTGTACCGCTGCATCTGGCTGCCGCGAGCGGCTTTCGTATCGTGCAGGTGACCGATCCGCACGTCGGCCCCATGTTCGACAGCGTTGCATGGAGACACACGCTCCAGATGGCAGTGAAGGAACGGCCGGACCTTATTGCGCTGACGGGAGACTTTATCGACCGGGTGAACGACCGATGGCTGGAGCCGTTCATCGCCCCGCTTTCAGAACTGCCGTACGAGATTCCGGCTATCGCCATAACGGGCAATCACGATCATTATTGGGGTGCAGACCGGCTCCAGAGGGCTGTCGAGGAACGGACGGCCGTGCGGTTTCTGCGGAATTCGGCAGACGAGCAGTTCCTGCAGAAACACGGGATCGAGATTGTCGGTATAGATGATCCGGTAAGCCAGAATCCCAAACTCCCAGCCAGCGCCGGCGGGATGAAGGATGATCAATGGTTGTGGGGCGACCGGACCAGATACCGGATCCTGCTCGCTCACCGTCCGTGGGTCGTGCGGGGCGGGATGGTGCAGCGGGCGTTTGATCTGACGCTGGCAGGCCATACGCATGGCGGGATGATCTCGCCGAATATCCCATTTTTGCCGGAGTTCCGGTTGCTTCGCCCGTTTTATGACCGCGGCTGGTTCCCGCCGGACCGGCGGCTGAACGAGCAGGGATGGCTGTTCGTAAGCCGTGGCGTTGGCTATGCGGGGCCCCGCTGGCGGTTCAACTGCCCTCCGGAGATTTCCGTGCTCGAACTGTCGGCCGTTGTTCGCGAGCCGGAAAAGATATCCTGA
- a CDS encoding DUF3943 domain-containing protein, whose amino-acid sequence MSASRLSLIRRSLVLLVFICSVAVPAFQAAAESADETIADTPPASSPLSPESSVISGEAAGSFRLWGEERRPSQSELRSGHRFDRGWFLLGSLAGGFWRGHYLTPGSVGGYLTPDGFRGEQPPEVDIVYSANVAGGRFITPYWSLEINFAAAVGLKRQKGRVAFGISDPPGSGDRVSSISAYHLRNRFYLYDFDAERRFFAIFGAGWTQFNDSYYLPHTSTTEAKSTIFAPSISSGAGLTLLHTENSLVYVEGNHYHTFSTKNLDSSQVYTFGIGLSFPLDSKVYTEADISEVAFSRPGQPAQAAWLDAGPLSPVLPGMHRQRILSTGDLRLIAYQNATGPGIPRDALMPPVRSGLDFTVDTIVISGVIMGFKRALNVTSARGLLRGGYERWPDNVSQVPPWNDGNQFYTNWILHPYAGAVYYMYYRDRGYSRLASSLGSFLVSAVHEYLIESIYEPPSGIDIILTPGLGVPLGIIMDDTSVQWARSDSGLKRTAAYFLNPMLGMPFARFRRGPYYDPSADNPWTLNWNWNW is encoded by the coding sequence ATGTCCGCAAGCCGCCTGTCCCTCATCCGGCGATCCTTAGTTTTACTGGTTTTCATCTGTTCTGTTGCAGTTCCAGCCTTCCAGGCTGCTGCCGAAAGTGCAGATGAAACGATTGCCGACACGCCGCCAGCCTCTTCTCCATTATCGCCAGAATCGTCTGTTATCTCCGGAGAGGCTGCCGGCAGTTTCAGGCTCTGGGGAGAGGAACGTCGCCCCTCACAGAGCGAACTCCGCTCCGGGCACAGATTTGACCGTGGCTGGTTTCTGCTGGGTTCACTGGCGGGCGGCTTCTGGCGTGGACACTATCTCACCCCCGGCTCTGTCGGCGGATATCTGACGCCAGATGGTTTCCGGGGAGAACAGCCTCCTGAAGTGGACATCGTATACAGCGCCAATGTGGCAGGCGGACGTTTCATCACGCCCTACTGGTCTCTGGAAATCAATTTTGCCGCCGCGGTCGGTCTGAAACGTCAGAAAGGGCGCGTTGCATTCGGTATCTCGGATCCACCGGGCAGCGGCGACCGTGTATCATCCATTTCCGCCTATCACCTCAGAAACCGGTTTTATCTCTACGACTTCGACGCCGAACGCCGGTTTTTTGCGATCTTCGGAGCGGGATGGACCCAGTTCAACGACTCGTATTATCTGCCCCATACATCAACCACCGAGGCGAAATCGACGATATTTGCACCTTCAATTTCGTCCGGCGCCGGGCTGACCCTGTTACATACCGAAAATTCCCTCGTTTATGTTGAGGGGAACCACTATCACACCTTCAGCACCAAGAATCTCGATTCCAGCCAGGTCTACACATTTGGCATCGGCCTGTCTTTCCCGCTGGACTCCAAGGTATATACGGAAGCAGACATAAGCGAGGTGGCATTCTCCAGGCCGGGGCAGCCCGCTCAGGCCGCATGGCTGGATGCCGGTCCGCTCTCTCCGGTTCTGCCGGGAATGCACCGGCAACGCATTCTCAGCACCGGAGACCTGCGCCTCATTGCCTATCAGAATGCGACAGGCCCCGGCATTCCCAGGGACGCACTGATGCCCCCTGTACGCAGCGGCCTGGATTTCACCGTTGATACAATTGTCATTAGCGGCGTCATCATGGGATTCAAGCGGGCGCTGAATGTCACGTCGGCCAGAGGCCTGCTGCGGGGAGGCTACGAACGGTGGCCGGATAATGTCAGTCAGGTTCCACCCTGGAATGATGGCAACCAGTTCTACACGAACTGGATTCTCCACCCCTATGCAGGGGCCGTTTACTATATGTATTACCGGGACCGCGGCTACTCACGGCTGGCCAGCAGCCTTGGGTCTTTCCTTGTTTCCGCAGTGCACGAGTATCTGATCGAATCGATCTATGAGCCTCCCTCTGGAATAGATATCATTCTGACGCCGGGACTCGGTGTGCCTCTCGGAATCATCATGGATGATACCTCGGTCCAGTGGGCACGCTCCGATTCCGGTCTTAAGCGCACAGCCGCCTATTTTCTGAACCCAATGCTCGGAATGCCATTCGCCCGGTTCCGGCGTGGGCCATACTATGATCCGTCAGCAGACAATCCCTGGACGTTAAACTGGAACTGGAACTGGTAA
- the hpt gene encoding hypoxanthine phosphoribosyltransferase has product MQLRDRVTAVAGEINRTLPPGELDVIGILKGSFVFLSDLVRQIERPCRIDFLRVASYGAARTSSGEIRLLTDISLNISGRRVLIVEDIVDSGMSLKYIRSHLMGKSPESLWTVALLFKATAPDSGELRKLIDFVGFELEGNPFVVGYGMDDNEQYRNLPFISVADD; this is encoded by the coding sequence ATGCAGTTGCGCGATCGGGTCACTGCGGTTGCCGGTGAGATCAACCGCACGCTGCCTCCTGGGGAACTGGACGTCATTGGAATCCTGAAGGGGTCATTTGTCTTTCTGTCCGATCTGGTGCGGCAGATCGAGCGCCCCTGCCGGATCGACTTCCTGAGAGTGGCCAGTTACGGCGCTGCGCGTACATCATCGGGTGAAATCCGGTTGCTCACCGATATCAGCCTGAATATTTCCGGACGGCGGGTGCTGATCGTTGAGGATATTGTTGATAGCGGGATGTCGCTTAAATACATCCGGAGCCACCTCATGGGGAAATCCCCGGAATCTCTCTGGACGGTCGCCCTGCTGTTCAAGGCGACGGCTCCGGATTCCGGCGAACTCCGCAAGCTGATAGACTTCGTGGGATTTGAGCTGGAAGGGAACCCGTTTGTGGTGGGTTACGGCATGGATGACAATGAACAGTACAGAAACCTGCCGTTTATTAGTGTGGCAGACGACTAA
- the cdd gene encoding cytidine deaminase — MSKRFHRDPLIENARNAAGKAYAPYSRYNVGAAMELRVAGETSAYISGCNIENASYGLSICAERSVISRMVSDGIEPSRIKRLAVSAKGAGYPRPCGACLQVLSEFFPDLEIVLDRGAGPVQRARLRKLLPGAFRLG, encoded by the coding sequence GTGTCGAAACGCTTTCACCGCGACCCGCTGATCGAAAACGCGCGTAATGCCGCGGGAAAGGCATATGCGCCATATAGCCGCTATAATGTGGGCGCAGCGATGGAACTGCGTGTCGCCGGAGAGACGTCGGCGTATATCAGCGGCTGCAATATCGAGAATGCCTCTTATGGTCTTTCTATCTGTGCCGAAAGAAGTGTTATTTCCCGAATGGTCTCCGACGGCATCGAACCATCCAGGATAAAGCGGCTCGCGGTGTCAGCCAAAGGGGCAGGATACCCCCGGCCTTGCGGGGCGTGTTTGCAGGTCTTGAGCGAGTTTTTTCCTGATCTGGAGATCGTGCTTGACCGCGGAGCAGGTCCGGTTCAGCGGGCAAGACTCAGGAAGCTTCTACCCGGCGCATTCAGATTGGGATAG
- a CDS encoding purine-nucleoside phosphorylase, translating into MNSWTSAVEALRAALEGRFGAPPGTAIVLGSGQSEVAEMLAGGSPAVKVPSSDLPGIPGPSVEGHRGELIRPGEKDFLLVCGRLHLYEGHSAETCVRLVRALARWGVKNLVLTNASGSLRREYKPGQIVILDDHINLSGANPLEGKHVAGWGTRFPDMNWVYDLKLRKAARRAARRLAVRMKHGIYVQVRGPSYETPAEVKAFARLGGDVVGMSTAIEAIAARHLGMRVLGLSVVTNLAGGFGGKLSHDDVVARSKEMQPVLARLIEETLRVETLSPRPADRKRA; encoded by the coding sequence ATGAATTCGTGGACCTCGGCCGTCGAAGCCCTTCGCGCAGCACTCGAAGGCCGGTTTGGTGCTCCTCCGGGCACCGCGATAGTTCTGGGGTCAGGGCAAAGTGAAGTTGCGGAGATGCTTGCGGGGGGCAGTCCCGCCGTGAAGGTACCATCTTCTGATCTTCCGGGGATACCTGGGCCGTCTGTTGAGGGGCATCGGGGGGAACTGATCCGTCCGGGCGAAAAGGACTTCTTGCTGGTCTGCGGAAGGCTTCATCTATACGAAGGCCATTCGGCCGAAACATGCGTGCGGCTGGTGCGGGCACTGGCACGATGGGGCGTGAAGAATCTGGTCCTGACCAACGCATCCGGGTCGCTTCGCCGTGAATACAAGCCCGGCCAGATCGTTATACTTGATGACCATATCAACCTGTCCGGTGCCAATCCGCTGGAGGGAAAGCATGTGGCAGGCTGGGGTACAAGGTTTCCGGACATGAACTGGGTTTATGATCTCAAACTCAGGAAGGCTGCCCGGAGAGCAGCGCGCCGGCTAGCTGTCCGGATGAAGCACGGCATCTATGTCCAGGTGCGCGGGCCATCATATGAAACCCCGGCAGAGGTGAAGGCGTTTGCCCGGCTCGGCGGTGATGTCGTAGGTATGTCCACTGCAATCGAAGCTATCGCTGCTCGGCATCTGGGAATGCGGGTGCTGGGGTTGTCGGTGGTAACGAATCTTGCCGGGGGTTTTGGCGGGAAATTGTCCCATGACGATGTGGTCGCCAGGTCAAAGGAAATGCAGCCAGTTCTGGCCCGGCTGATAGAGGAAACGCTCCGTGTCGAAACGCTTTCACCGCGACCCGCTGATCGAAAACGCGCGTAA